From the Mycoplasmatota bacterium genome, one window contains:
- a CDS encoding thymidylate kinase — MENRLILVEGIPGSGKTMISRKIKHDLESKGEKAILYNEGDVHPADLAWHAYISLNEFERIVKEYPKYKTSLIKYTQIEENFALVAYTKLGIREKELFKYFEEHEVYDGRVPFEVFKKLHFKRWTKFVDQVNSDSIIIFECAYLQNHINELFAFHNKDRDNIIKYMLELINIVKKLKPILIYLSQPDVGETISRVAKERVSPDKSQYEDWIDLVISYVEKSMYGKLNNLKNFDGAIKFFEHRKKLELAVIEQLPIDKVVIENPDYNWEKVFNKIKSLW, encoded by the coding sequence ATGGAAAATCGATTAATATTGGTAGAAGGAATACCAGGTTCTGGGAAAACAATGATTTCGAGAAAAATAAAACATGATTTAGAATCTAAGGGTGAAAAAGCAATTTTATATAATGAAGGTGATGTACACCCTGCAGATTTAGCGTGGCATGCTTATATTTCGCTAAATGAGTTTGAGAGAATTGTGAAAGAATATCCAAAATATAAAACTAGCTTAATCAAATATACCCAAATTGAAGAGAATTTTGCTTTAGTTGCGTACACAAAATTAGGTATTAGAGAAAAGGAATTATTTAAATATTTTGAAGAACACGAAGTATATGATGGGAGAGTACCATTTGAGGTTTTTAAAAAACTACATTTTAAAAGGTGGACAAAGTTCGTTGATCAAGTTAATTCTGATAGTATTATAATTTTTGAATGTGCGTACTTACAAAATCATATTAATGAATTATTCGCATTTCATAATAAAGATAGGGATAATATTATAAAATATATGCTTGAATTAATTAATATCGTAAAGAAATTAAAACCAATTCTTATTTACTTATCACAACCTGATGTAGGTGAGACAATCTCCCGTGTTGCTAAAGAAAGAGTGTCTCCTGATAAAAGCCAATATGAAGATTGGATTGATTTAGTGATCAGCTATGTTGAAAAATCAATGTATGGAAAACTAAATAATTTAAAGAATTTCGATGGTGCTATCAAATTTTTTGAACACAGAAAAAAACTTGAATTAGCTGTTATAGAACAATTACCTATAGACAAGGTGGTTATCGAAAATCCAGATTATAACTGGGAAAAAGTATTTAATAAAATTAAATCATTATGGTAA
- a CDS encoding Ig-like domain-containing protein — protein MKNFKNLLSILLLFIVVFTLTSCDNEEEINLSVSNESLSIVLNAKMTLDFETNDKDGVVFNSSDEAVVLVNEEGVIEALSLGTATVTITSKTDSNVSVSVSITVIKQNPTEIKIIGEDKVFLGSGTQLNLEIVPNHAKDEVIWSSSDESIATVDENGLVTTVGEGEVTIIATSAEDTNIKGIHEITVLLPSPTSLVIEGKTSLLLTETMNLTVTVDPILASNEVKWSSSDENIVTVDDNGLVTPVGEGQVTITAVSMLDESIANTMEITVANNILVDKNVVSGDTFEYLGYMFTYGVNLFNNIQEAIDVATSDVNIYITPGIYEDNFTINKNGIHLLGANYDKDSNLVTRTEETVLKGVITIGECEDIIINGFKFTDTAQIVSESDHLINKLEISYNLIENINYSTSEIKGFIQFVSSSIDTGVQNISITHNQFDHIYATENEAKLVRPIWISYTKLVNITNNVFSNYDRDVFIEYTSGTILVKENSFENNSARALQIVGFLDGDINVSENSFKNSNDWAIAIWGKSEYEHGILIEVTHNTIDTALKGIMIDPEYKNSQGSWVADKIIFANANYNIIKNVTSYYGYSSDVYPVDFTKNYWGTETPIIDQFGNLTENEYRDYYTTEEEVPSSEETAIVYPNDIIISNPIANMNSGDTYQLNLQVLPIDASINHVYWLSSDQTIVSVSQDGLLTAIKSGIAEIMVTSADNSKIIKVFTVVVDAEAGIKLSFSNTDNNLIVGDTLEIAEKAFPVSEIDHEVIWSSSDEQVATVDQNGLVTTISEGVVTITVSFADNELIRTSVTLNVYNQLDMNNLFDLISMYQTISSKSYYFTSYGATNYTVNTNKSIASYFYDRNVIQQDIIGISDYTRTGRLMSSIPNEYPSYNEDNINWIVVHDTANTSSSATAAMHALYLHNLTNNPSNTTYVSWHYTVDENEIIHHIPDNERAFHAGDGSRLVGEGNYEGGGNTNGIGIEMAVNKGSDIYKTWHKTAKLVAMLLVKYNLPIDNYKFHHDFSGKDCPRTLRNARLTSEFRKMVEIEYEIRLNHKDAKITMKSNYPEYLDDSGRIIKLPLLPMTVSYDVTVTENGVTETRTFYTYLPGSKS, from the coding sequence ATGAAAAATTTCAAAAATTTATTAAGTATTTTATTATTATTTATTGTTGTATTTACATTAACCTCATGTGATAATGAAGAAGAGATTAATTTATCTGTTTCTAACGAGTCATTATCCATTGTATTAAATGCAAAAATGACTTTAGATTTTGAAACCAATGATAAAGATGGAGTCGTTTTTAATTCTAGTGATGAAGCAGTTGTACTAGTTAATGAAGAGGGTGTAATTGAAGCGCTATCTCTAGGAACTGCAACTGTAACTATTACATCAAAAACTGATTCTAACGTGAGTGTATCAGTTAGTATCACAGTTATTAAGCAAAACCCTACAGAAATTAAGATAATTGGAGAAGATAAGGTTTTCTTAGGTAGTGGTACTCAACTTAATTTAGAAATAGTACCCAATCATGCAAAAGATGAAGTAATATGGTCATCAAGTGATGAAAGTATCGCAACAGTAGATGAAAATGGGTTAGTAACAACGGTTGGTGAAGGAGAAGTAACAATTATAGCAACATCTGCAGAGGATACAAATATTAAAGGAATCCATGAAATAACCGTATTATTGCCAAGCCCTACTAGTTTAGTAATTGAAGGTAAAACTAGTCTCTTATTAACAGAGACGATGAATTTAACTGTAACAGTTGATCCAATTCTAGCTAGTAATGAAGTTAAATGGTCATCAAGTGATGAAAATATCGTAACAGTAGATGACAATGGATTAGTAACACCAGTTGGTGAAGGACAAGTAACCATTACAGCAGTATCTATGCTTGATGAATCAATAGCTAATACCATGGAAATTACGGTTGCTAATAACATATTAGTTGATAAAAACGTTGTTAGTGGTGATACATTTGAGTATCTTGGTTATATGTTTACCTATGGTGTGAACCTATTTAATAACATTCAAGAAGCAATTGATGTTGCAACTAGTGATGTTAATATATATATTACCCCAGGTATTTATGAAGATAATTTCACGATAAACAAAAATGGAATTCATCTTCTTGGAGCGAACTATGATAAAGATTCAAATTTGGTAACACGTACAGAGGAAACGGTATTAAAGGGTGTTATAACAATTGGTGAATGTGAAGATATCATAATAAATGGTTTTAAATTTACTGATACAGCTCAAATAGTTTCAGAAAGTGATCATTTAATCAATAAACTTGAAATAAGTTATAATCTTATCGAAAATATAAATTATAGTACTAGTGAAATCAAAGGATTTATTCAATTTGTATCTTCAAGTATAGATACAGGTGTACAAAATATTAGTATAACTCATAACCAGTTTGATCATATTTATGCAACTGAAAATGAAGCTAAATTAGTTAGACCAATATGGATTAGTTATACCAAGTTAGTTAATATAACTAATAATGTTTTTAGTAACTATGACCGTGATGTATTTATTGAATATACATCAGGAACTATTTTAGTAAAAGAAAATAGTTTTGAAAACAATTCTGCTCGAGCATTACAAATTGTTGGTTTCCTAGATGGGGATATAAATGTATCTGAAAATAGTTTTAAAAATAGTAATGATTGGGCGATTGCGATTTGGGGAAAAAGTGAATATGAACACGGTATCCTTATTGAAGTAACCCATAATACAATTGATACAGCATTGAAGGGGATTATGATTGACCCAGAATACAAAAACTCACAGGGTTCTTGGGTAGCTGATAAAATAATTTTCGCTAATGCAAACTATAATATCATTAAAAATGTAACTTCTTATTACGGATATAGTTCTGATGTATATCCTGTTGATTTTACGAAAAATTACTGGGGTACTGAAACACCAATAATTGATCAATTTGGTAATCTAACAGAAAATGAATATAGAGATTATTATACAACCGAAGAAGAAGTGCCATCTTCAGAAGAAACAGCGATTGTTTATCCAAACGACATCATTATTTCTAATCCTATTGCTAATATGAATAGTGGAGATACTTATCAATTAAATCTTCAAGTGCTTCCTATAGATGCATCAATTAATCATGTCTATTGGTTAAGTTCAGATCAAACAATTGTTAGCGTTTCACAAGATGGATTATTAACAGCGATAAAAAGTGGAATTGCTGAAATTATGGTTACATCAGCTGATAATTCTAAAATAATTAAGGTATTTACAGTTGTAGTAGATGCTGAAGCAGGAATTAAATTATCATTCTCAAATACAGATAATAACCTTATTGTTGGAGATACATTAGAAATAGCAGAAAAAGCATTTCCAGTTAGTGAAATTGATCATGAAGTAATTTGGTCATCAAGTGATGAACAAGTGGCAACGGTTGATCAAAATGGTTTAGTGACAACTATTTCTGAAGGGGTGGTTACCATCACTGTTTCATTTGCTGATAATGAATTAATAAGAACATCTGTGACGTTGAATGTCTACAATCAATTAGATATGAATAACTTATTTGATTTAATAAGTATGTATCAAACGATTTCATCGAAAAGTTATTACTTTACCTCATATGGTGCCACTAATTACACAGTTAACACTAATAAGAGTATTGCTTCTTATTTCTATGATAGAAACGTTATCCAACAAGATATTATTGGAATCAGTGATTATACGAGAACTGGACGTTTAATGTCATCAATTCCTAATGAATATCCGTCTTATAATGAGGATAATATAAATTGGATTGTAGTTCATGACACAGCTAATACAAGTTCTTCAGCAACAGCAGCAATGCACGCTTTATATCTTCATAACTTAACCAATAATCCAAGTAACACTACCTATGTATCTTGGCATTATACTGTTGATGAAAATGAAATAATTCATCATATTCCTGATAATGAGCGTGCTTTTCACGCAGGAGATGGAAGTCGTTTAGTTGGTGAAGGAAATTATGAAGGTGGAGGTAATACTAATGGTATTGGGATTGAAATGGCTGTAAATAAAGGATCGGATATTTATAAAACATGGCATAAAACTGCTAAATTAGTCGCGATGTTATTAGTAAAATATAATCTTCCTATAGATAATTATAAATTCCATCATGATTTTAGTGGAAAAGATTGTCCAAGAACGTTAAGAAATGCTCGTTTAACAAGTGAATTTAGAAAAATGGTAGAAATTGAATATGAAATTAGATTAAACCATAAAGACGCTAAAATTACAATGAAATCTAATTACCCAGAATATCTAGATGATAGTGGTCGGATTATTAAACTACCTTTATTACCGATGACGGTAAGCTATGATGTGACTGTAACTGAAAATGGAGTTACTGAAACTCGTACATTCTATACCTATTTACCAGGTAGTAAATCTTAA
- the tsaD gene encoding tRNA (adenosine(37)-N6)-threonylcarbamoyltransferase complex transferase subunit TsaD, translating to MKDIIVLAVESSCDETSVAIVKNGKEVLSNIVSSQIDIHKKFGGVVPEVASRHHVENITLVLDEAIKKANIKVKDITCVAVTKGPGLIGSLLVGINAAKAFSFANHLPLIGVHHIAGHIYANHLVEDLQFPLLALVVSGGHTELVYMKDHYHFDIIGQTRDDAVGEAYDKVARVIGLPYPGGPHIDKLANEGIDLYKLPRVMLDQDNFDFSFSGLKSAVINLVHNATQRNETINRENLARSFQESVVDILVGKTVKAIKKNPIKQLIIAGGVAANSGLRKRLHEEIKSFPDIKLIIPPLKYCTDNAAMIAVAGTFSYLNGQKDDLSLNGKANLDL from the coding sequence ATGAAAGATATCATCGTATTAGCTGTTGAATCAAGTTGTGATGAAACAAGCGTAGCGATTGTAAAAAATGGTAAAGAAGTATTATCGAATATTGTTTCTTCACAAATTGATATTCATAAGAAATTTGGTGGAGTTGTACCAGAAGTGGCTAGTCGACATCATGTAGAGAATATAACACTTGTTTTAGATGAAGCCATAAAAAAAGCAAATATCAAGGTTAAAGATATCACTTGTGTAGCCGTAACAAAAGGTCCAGGATTAATCGGTTCTCTACTTGTTGGTATTAATGCTGCAAAAGCGTTTAGTTTTGCGAATCATTTACCTTTAATTGGCGTCCATCACATTGCAGGGCATATCTATGCAAATCATTTAGTTGAAGATTTACAATTTCCATTACTAGCCTTAGTTGTTTCAGGGGGTCATACAGAACTTGTTTATATGAAAGATCATTATCATTTTGATATTATTGGACAAACAAGAGATGATGCAGTTGGTGAAGCTTATGATAAAGTAGCGCGGGTGATTGGTTTACCTTATCCAGGTGGACCGCATATTGATAAGCTTGCTAATGAAGGAATCGATTTGTATAAACTTCCCCGAGTTATGTTGGATCAAGATAATTTTGATTTTAGTTTTTCGGGATTAAAATCAGCTGTTATTAATTTAGTTCATAATGCAACTCAAAGAAATGAAACGATTAATAGAGAGAATTTAGCTAGAAGTTTTCAAGAAAGTGTAGTTGATATTTTAGTAGGTAAAACAGTTAAAGCAATTAAAAAAAATCCTATTAAACAATTGATTATCGCTGGTGGTGTGGCTGCTAATAGCGGATTACGAAAAAGACTTCATGAAGAAATTAAAAGCTTTCCTGACATCAAACTTATTATACCTCCACTAAAATATTGTACAGATAATGCAGCTATGATTGCTGTAGCTGGAACTTTTAGTTATTTAAATGGACAAAAAGATGATTTAAGTCTTAATGGTAAAGCAAATTTAGATTTATAA
- a CDS encoding ABC transporter permease yields MKTFIIRRLLISIIVLFGVSIILYTIIRLLPSNYVDSIMRGNPKITPERIDHMKDLYGLNSGIIEGYFDWIVKALKGDFGNSFISGSPVIGDIKDKMWTSFWLALISLILEVLIAVPLGVIAATKQYSKTDYSVTVIALMGISLPSFFFAIVLQQIFAVHLGILPLQGMVDARSHQFMSQFGQYYDIFCHFILPITVLTMVGMGGLMRYTRTNMLEVLKSDYIRTARAKGLSEKTVFYKHAFRNTLIPIVTILGGTLPALFAGAMITETIFSIPGLGRAGLNAITQGDIPYIMTFNMFIAILTLLGTLLADITYAIVDPRVRLS; encoded by the coding sequence ATGAAAACATTTATAATAAGACGTCTACTAATCAGTATAATCGTTTTATTTGGTGTATCAATTATTTTATATACTATTATAAGATTATTACCAAGCAACTATGTTGACTCCATTATGCGTGGTAATCCTAAAATAACACCTGAGAGAATTGATCATATGAAAGATTTATATGGGCTCAATTCAGGGATTATTGAAGGATACTTTGACTGGATAGTTAAAGCATTAAAAGGTGATTTTGGTAATTCATTTATATCAGGAAGCCCAGTTATAGGTGATATTAAAGATAAAATGTGGACTTCTTTTTGGCTCGCATTAATTTCATTAATTTTAGAAGTTTTAATCGCTGTACCACTTGGTGTTATTGCTGCTACAAAACAGTATTCAAAAACAGATTATTCTGTAACTGTAATAGCACTTATGGGGATATCCCTTCCAAGTTTCTTTTTTGCGATTGTACTTCAACAAATTTTCGCTGTACATTTAGGAATACTTCCATTACAAGGGATGGTAGATGCACGATCTCATCAATTTATGTCCCAATTTGGGCAATATTATGATATATTTTGCCACTTTATTCTTCCAATCACTGTATTAACCATGGTTGGTATGGGAGGATTAATGCGTTACACACGTACAAACATGCTTGAGGTATTAAAATCTGATTATATTAGAACTGCACGTGCAAAAGGATTGAGTGAAAAAACTGTTTTCTATAAACATGCTTTTAGAAATACTTTAATTCCAATCGTTACAATTCTAGGAGGTACATTACCAGCATTATTTGCCGGTGCGATGATTACAGAAACAATATTCTCGATTCCTGGACTTGGAAGAGCCGGATTAAATGCTATTACTCAGGGGGATATTCCTTATATAATGACATTTAATATGTTCATAGCCATTCTAACTTTATTAGGAACGTTATTGGCTGATATAACTTATGCAATAGTTGATCCGCGTGTCAGATTATCGTAG
- a CDS encoding ABC transporter permease, with amino-acid sequence MKKNVDKTNLDNQELNNSIQETKEEICVDKIITPGQLVMKRFIRNKLAIIGIVVLVCMFVFSFFGPLLINYSYSEVFVDDELSLIRMFERPSAEHLLGLDGHGMDVMVRLMYGGRISLTVGFVVVGIEILIGTIVGGIAGFYGRWVDGLCMRIVDIFLCIPYLPVMLIVGAVIDTLEIDKTKNIYILMIMMGVLYWPGVARLIRGQILTLREQEFMVATEALGLKARRRIFKHLIPNIIPQLIVYATMGLGGIILTEAALSFLGFGVRYPVPSWGNMINAVNQPYILKQYLFPWVPPGLCIFLTVLAFNFVGDGLRDAFDPKMKR; translated from the coding sequence ATGAAGAAAAATGTAGATAAGACAAATCTTGATAATCAAGAGTTGAATAATTCTATCCAAGAGACAAAAGAAGAAATTTGTGTTGATAAAATAATTACTCCTGGACAATTAGTAATGAAACGTTTTATACGTAATAAACTTGCTATAATTGGTATCGTTGTCCTTGTTTGTATGTTTGTTTTTTCCTTTTTCGGACCTTTACTCATCAATTATTCCTATTCAGAAGTATTTGTAGATGATGAACTTTCACTCATTAGAATGTTTGAACGACCATCAGCAGAACATTTACTAGGACTTGATGGACATGGGATGGATGTTATGGTCAGATTAATGTATGGGGGTAGAATTTCGCTTACTGTTGGTTTTGTCGTAGTAGGGATTGAAATTTTAATTGGTACTATTGTTGGTGGTATCGCTGGATTTTATGGTCGTTGGGTGGACGGCTTATGTATGAGAATAGTTGACATTTTCTTATGTATTCCATATTTACCTGTTATGTTAATCGTTGGAGCGGTTATAGATACTTTAGAAATTGATAAAACAAAAAATATATATATATTGATGATTATGATGGGAGTTTTATATTGGCCAGGAGTTGCTAGGTTAATACGTGGACAAATTCTAACATTACGGGAACAAGAATTTATGGTAGCAACAGAAGCTTTAGGATTAAAAGCTAGAAGACGTATATTCAAACACCTTATCCCAAATATAATTCCTCAATTAATCGTTTATGCTACTATGGGACTTGGTGGTATCATATTGACAGAAGCTGCTCTATCATTCTTAGGATTTGGTGTTCGATATCCTGTTCCTAGTTGGGGAAATATGATTAATGCGGTTAACCAACCATATATATTGAAACAATATCTATTTCCATGGGTACCGCCAGGATTATGTATATTTTTAACCGTTTTAGCGTTCAACTTTGTTGGTGACGGATTAAGAGATGCATTTGATCCAAAAATGAAGAGGTGA
- a CDS encoding DinB family protein, which translates to MVEKCKNQFNLVFSMLEKLIEESSEKIWNQKIGGHIYFQQLLHTLMGINFWFRDNNDQFIEPFKERGFYPEFEEDPLSVMSKTELINYKNTVKGIINQFFFNRSDQWLNEKSLVYSKLSNLDIIFMQVRHVQYHIGYCNALLHENEENKISWIDYYG; encoded by the coding sequence ATGGTTGAAAAATGTAAAAATCAATTTAATTTAGTTTTTTCAATGTTAGAGAAATTAATTGAAGAGAGTAGTGAGAAAATATGGAATCAAAAGATCGGTGGTCATATCTATTTTCAACAATTACTTCACACTTTGATGGGAATCAATTTCTGGTTTAGGGATAATAATGATCAATTTATTGAACCATTCAAGGAAAGGGGATTTTATCCTGAATTTGAAGAGGACCCTTTATCAGTTATGTCTAAAACTGAATTAATTAATTACAAAAATACCGTAAAAGGAATAATTAATCAATTCTTCTTTAATAGAAGTGATCAATGGTTGAATGAAAAATCCCTTGTTTATTCCAAATTATCTAATTTAGATATCATTTTTATGCAAGTAAGACATGTTCAATATCACATTGGTTATTGTAATGCATTATTACATGAAAATGAGGAAAATAAAATCTCTTGGATTGACTATTATGGTTAA
- a CDS encoding ABC transporter substrate-binding protein yields MKKLSSFILMFAIVLTAFTLASCGKKTNKSEQALVVGYDAFSEKFSPFFSDTDMDTDVVEMTSVELMTTDRDGGIVYNAINGETIARGGKSYEYKGISDITVTQGNGKTTYNIKIRDDIKFSDGHVMDADDIIFSYYVRLDPYYTGSSSIGAIDIVGYSNYKYNSTASEQARTIAEGTYGDLIDAIGTDTANAELNQYVLDEIHALLDEEFDWVKNDVINNEIYTGYWVLEDGSPYDKDNNVPEDASAAATFASFYALDENYSVVGKTRETIVDEIAAMYEYDYLTLDAYYGGAVVAPKVERKALNIAIKIAVEDLDGDPVPNITGIRKISQTEVEVDVYGFDAAAIYDICGITVAPMHYYGDESLYNYANNQFGFNSRTETSMDDIQAKTDTPMGAGPYKFVKFENNVVYFKANKNYYKGEPKIKYVNFQVVDEPSKVSAIGTGDIDISNPSGSRVKFQEIDSYGDKIHISSIDNLGYGYIGLSAKNVAVGDDIDSTASKALRTAFATVLSSQRYTSINSYYGEAASIINYPISNTSWAAPKPGEDGYETAFSRNPDGTTVYDGDPADLADSVRNEEAKLAAKAWLVEAGYTFVEKAGDAQFGDSLYTATAPDGAKLEYEIIVPGDGVGDHPSHGIATQFKNIMAELGITITINDPTNSGVLWDILDADEQEIWCAAWVATIDPDMYQVYHSSNVVGEEGSTESNHYYIRDNDLDTKIIDARSSDDQSFRKGVYKECLDIIIDWAVEVPIYQRQNIIAFSTERVNIDTITPDITTYWDWMEDIEKLEMK; encoded by the coding sequence ATGAAAAAATTGTCAAGTTTTATCTTGATGTTCGCTATTGTTTTAACTGCTTTTACTTTAGCAAGTTGTGGCAAGAAGACTAATAAAAGTGAACAAGCACTTGTAGTTGGTTATGATGCATTTAGTGAAAAATTTAGTCCATTCTTTAGCGATACAGATATGGATACTGATGTAGTTGAAATGACTAGTGTTGAACTTATGACTACAGACAGAGATGGTGGAATTGTTTATAATGCTATCAACGGTGAAACAATTGCTCGTGGTGGTAAAAGTTACGAATATAAGGGCATCTCTGATATAACTGTTACTCAAGGTAATGGTAAAACAACTTATAATATAAAGATAAGAGATGATATTAAATTCTCAGATGGTCATGTTATGGACGCTGATGATATTATCTTCTCATATTATGTTAGGTTAGATCCATATTATACTGGTTCTTCTTCAATAGGTGCTATTGACATTGTCGGATATTCAAATTACAAATATAATTCGACTGCATCAGAGCAAGCAAGAACAATTGCTGAAGGAACATATGGTGACTTAATCGATGCAATTGGAACTGATACAGCTAATGCTGAATTAAACCAATATGTTTTAGATGAAATCCATGCATTACTTGACGAAGAATTTGATTGGGTTAAGAATGATGTTATAAATAATGAAATATATACTGGTTACTGGGTATTAGAAGATGGAAGTCCTTATGACAAAGATAATAATGTACCTGAAGACGCTTCAGCTGCTGCAACATTTGCTTCCTTCTATGCATTAGATGAAAATTATTCAGTTGTTGGAAAAACTCGTGAAACTATTGTAGATGAAATTGCAGCAATGTATGAATATGATTATCTTACACTTGATGCCTATTATGGTGGTGCAGTAGTAGCTCCTAAGGTTGAAAGAAAAGCATTGAACATAGCTATTAAAATTGCTGTAGAAGATTTAGATGGTGACCCTGTTCCTAATATCACTGGTATTAGAAAAATTAGTCAAACTGAAGTAGAAGTAGATGTTTACGGATTTGATGCTGCTGCTATATATGATATATGTGGTATAACAGTTGCACCTATGCATTACTATGGTGACGAGTCTCTATATAATTATGCAAATAATCAATTTGGCTTCAATAGTCGTACAGAAACTTCAATGGATGATATTCAAGCAAAAACAGATACCCCAATGGGTGCTGGTCCTTATAAGTTCGTTAAATTTGAAAATAATGTTGTATACTTTAAAGCAAACAAAAATTATTATAAAGGCGAACCTAAAATAAAATATGTTAACTTCCAAGTTGTAGATGAACCTAGCAAAGTAAGTGCAATTGGTACAGGAGATATTGATATTTCAAATCCTTCTGGATCAAGAGTTAAATTCCAAGAAATTGATTCTTATGGAGATAAAATTCATATTAGTTCAATTGATAATTTAGGTTATGGCTATATTGGACTTAGTGCAAAGAACGTTGCTGTTGGTGATGATATTGATAGTACTGCATCTAAAGCATTAAGAACTGCTTTTGCAACTGTTCTTTCATCTCAAAGATATACATCTATAAACAGTTATTACGGTGAAGCTGCATCTATTATAAATTATCCAATTTCTAATACAAGTTGGGCTGCACCAAAACCTGGTGAAGATGGATACGAAACTGCATTTAGTAGAAATCCTGATGGAACAACAGTTTATGATGGAGATCCTGCAGATTTAGCAGATTCAGTAAGAAATGAAGAAGCTAAATTAGCTGCTAAAGCATGGTTAGTTGAAGCTGGATATACATTTGTTGAAAAAGCAGGAGATGCTCAATTTGGTGATAGTCTTTACACAGCAACAGCACCTGATGGCGCTAAATTAGAGTATGAAATTATCGTTCCTGGTGATGGTGTTGGGGATCATCCTTCACATGGTATAGCTACTCAATTCAAAAATATTATGGCTGAGCTTGGTATCACAATTACTATTAATGACCCAACTAATTCAGGTGTATTATGGGACATATTAGATGCAGATGAACAAGAAATATGGTGTGCTGCATGGGTTGCTACAATTGACCCTGATATGTATCAAGTTTATCATAGTAGTAATGTTGTTGGTGAAGAAGGTTCAACAGAATCAAATCATTATTATATTCGTGATAATGATTTAGATACAAAAATTATTGACGCACGTTCATCTGATGATCAATCATTCCGTAAAGGTGTATATAAAGAGTGTCTAGATATAATTATTGATTGGGCTGTTGAAGTACCTATTTATCAAAGACAAAACATTATTGCATTTTCAACTGAAAGAGTAAATATAGATACAATTACACCAGATATTACGACTTATTGGGATTGGATGGAAGACATCGAAAAGTTAGAAATGAAATAA